The stretch of DNA tgcccatcaGTCAGCaagtgaaaggttgtactaagattcacctgagtacccaagccttgctgaaatttcttccaaatgttagtagtgaattgtgctccccgatcagaaatgatggaaactggggtgccatgcaacctgactatttctttgatatacaactaagcatattgTTCCACCGTATCGGTATCCTTAACgtgcaagaagtgtgctgatttcgtgagtcaatccataatcacccaaattgagtcaaacttacaaAGAGTATGaagtaatcctaccacaaagtccatattaatcatttcccaattccacattggaatttctatgttctgtgccaatccACCGGGccattggtgttcggccttcacttgctgacaattcggacatcttgccacaaagtctgccgcattcctctttatatcattccaccaatcgacttccttaagatcatgatacattttttgtagaacctgggtgcactaAATACCTATATGTGTGAGCTTCAATCATAATTCTTTCACGCAGACCATCCACATTTgtaacacatagtcgcccttggtaccttagtgtaccatcatccatgccaataGAAAATCCCATGGTCTTAtgcttatgaatcccctctttcaattgcaccaacaatggatcgttgtattgcttcccTTTCATTTCCATAACCAACGAGGATTtagccctattttgtacaattactACTCCTTTAcgagagtccgcaagacgaactcccaaactagacaATCGATGAATTTCTTTGTCCAATGACCTTTGATATACCTACcagtatgctaaactacccatggatttccTGCTAAGGGCATCTACCATAACATTAGCCTTTCCCGGATGacatagaatatcaatgtcgtagtccttgagtaactcgagcttctctgccttagattcaattccttttgtttgaaaatatattgaaggctcttatggtccgtgaatatatccacatggaccccatataaataatgacgccaaagtttcaatgcaaataccactgccgcatgTTCTAAAGCATGTGTTGGAtatttcttttcatgattcttgcgttgcctagaagcataagttaTAACCTTTCCATGTTGTATTAATACACCTCCAAGTCGGATTCTtgaagtatcacaatataccacaaatccatttaCACCCTATGGTAaagtcaacaccggtgtcgtagtcaatcttcctttcaattcctggaaactcttttcacaagtatctgaccattggaacttaattgccttctgcgtaaatttagtcaatggagaggcaagagtagaaaacccctccataaactttctataatatccagctaatccgaagaaactgcaaatctctattggagttataggcctcggccaattcttcacaactaaaattttctgaggatcaaccttaattccctcactagagactacatgacccaaaaatatgaccgattcaagccaaaattcacacttgataaactttgcatataactgatgttgatgtagggtttgcagaactatcTTGAGATGATTACATAttcttctcgacttcgtgaatatacaagaatatcgtcaataaatactatcacaaaagagtcgaggaatggcttaaaaactcgattcataagatccatgaaggttgctggggcatttgttagcctaaAAGACACCACTAGAAACttaaaatgcccataccgggtcctaaaagatGTTTTCGGAATAtgccgctccctgatcttcaattggtgatacccggattttaaatcaatcttggagaagtacctggcaccttgcaattgatcaaacaagtcatctatcattggcagtgggtacttattcttgattatgaccttattaagttgccgatagtcaatacacattctcagtgacccatctttctttcttacaaaaaggactggtgcgccccaaggtgacacacttggccggataaaactcTTTTTTAACAAATCTCtaaattgttcctttagctccttcaattttgtcggtgccattctgtagggtagaATAgctataggatgcgtgtctggcatcacataaatccaaaaatcaatctccctatctggtggaatcccagggagttcatacgtaaagactcccggaaattcattcacaacaggcacggactcaagtgtaggtgtcTGAATATCGGTGTCTGTAACCCGGAgcaatggtaaatacatcccatgttgatcatctttgtggccttaaggtaggaaataaaccaaCCCTTTGGAACTACAttatcacccttccactcaataattaTCTcattggaaattcgaacctaacagttctagttcggcaatcaagcttggcaaaacatgaataaagacaATCCATCCAcattatcacatcaaagtcgaccattctcaattcaattaGATCaaccatggtgtcccgaccacacaACGTGACaatacaatccctataaacccgcgcggcaaAAATAAACTCACCAATCGGAGTAGATATAGAGTACggctcataaagttgttctggttctatcccaaattccatagcaacataaggtgtgacatatgacaaagtggaatcgGGATCACTAAGagtatatacatcatgagattggacagtcaatatacctgtgacaacatctggagaagcctctgaattttggagacccctcatagcatagaaaaaGTTGGATCCTACcaaactctgtgctccacccctagctgcacctcACCCTGCTGGTgatggggtgcctcgagctggagggggtgctgaagatgtagcaactACAAAATTGGATGGTTGTGTTGTGCCCCTGCCGGGATGCACGACACTCCTtgtgaatatgacccctcaatccgcacccgTAATATACTAGCAGGTCCATGTAGAAGATTCCCaaatgcatcctcccacacttgggTCATGGGGccctccgctgctgctggaatGTCCCTCCTGATCAGCCCTGCTAGTAGAGTCCCCTGCTACCCTGATTGTGCTTGAAACGACTCGCCtgctgctgactaggccctgCTGGCagtgcactagctgaagactgagcaaaaggctaggatggccctgatgaccctcccctgaaagcttatcttcccccaccaaatgactccccaaagttgcttacggaccgggccttgctggtaccctctctctcccttctgttcttcaacttacggtcCTCTATAGCTTAAGAAAATGCTACtatttcccatagttcatatttaaattcaaggcagttgtagcggcctcattcataaccaaggggctaaggccctgcacaaaccagcgcactctagcctccatagtgggcaacattataatggcatattttgacaggcgcgtgaactccatgtgatacacccacacactcctactcccttgcttaagattctcaaactctgcgaCACGAGCTGCCCTAATCTCGGTCGGCAATAAATGGTCCATGAAAGCATCAGCAAACGCGCTCCACCttgctggagggctcccctcctcccgagagtcctcccacagctcaaaccacgAATAGGCCACCCTTTTTAGGAGGTAGGCAGCCAACTCCACTCTCTCCGTATCACTAgcgcgcataacccggagagtcttatgcatctcatcaatgaagtcctgtgggtcaTTCTCcggattagcacccgtgaacaccggaggatccaactgaagaaacttgttcaccctagaaccactagaatccctttgttggctagaagaagtcggtgcaacatttgatctctgggcttgagaagccactatccgTGTTAACATCtagatagctcccctaagatcaatattagaaacaccagaatcggaagttgGAACTGGAGGTGgcactggtatatcagttggagggaccgttgcaccctcagtaggtgtagggacaggtgtggtctgatcagttgtagtagagtcagatgttgtagtaactggaggaatattctcactcctcgggtgctcacccgtatcatcaaatataggatcaactatcacTCCTGGgatgacattggctc from Nicotiana tomentosiformis chromosome 11, ASM39032v3, whole genome shotgun sequence encodes:
- the LOC138901121 gene encoding uncharacterized protein translates to MLTRIVASQAQRSNVAPTSSSQQRDSSGSRVNKFLQLDPPVFTGANPENDPQDFIDEMHKTLRVMRASDTERVELAAYLLKRVAYSWFELWEDSREEGSPPARWSAFADAFMDHLLPTEIRAARVAEFENLKQGSRSVYQRSLDKEIHRLSSLGVRLADSRKGVVIVQNRAKSSLVMEMKGKQYNDPLLVQLKEGIHKHKTMGFSIGMDDGTLRYQGRLCVTNVDGLRERIMIEAHTYRYLVHPGSTKNVS